Part of the Methylomonas sp. AM2-LC genome, ACTGGCGTAATGAAATTAAACACTCTATTCATTATAAGCAGGGCTATCTTAGTAGCAGTCCACTCAGCTCGGTACGGGTAAGAATTTCTGACAGTCAGGCCTGGATAAATATCAAAAGTGCCACCATAGGCAATCATCGGCAAGAGTTCGAATATGCCATTCCTCTGCCGGACGCACAAACCATACTGGATGATTTATGCATCAAACCCTTGATTGAAAAAATCCGCCATTTTGTGTATCGAGGCCCACATGTGTGGGAAATTGATGAATTTATGGGCGATAATACGGGCTTAATTGTTGCCGAAATCGAATTATCACAATTGGATGAAACATTCCCGAAGCCTGACTGGATAGGTGTTGAAGTCACTACTGACATTCGCTATTACAACAATCAATTAAGCAAGTACCCCTATAAAGACTGGGTTAAAGAGGAAAACTAAGCACTGATCTTAAGAAACTTTTGGTAAAGACTATCTTTGTCTTCAACCACATCGGGATCTTGACTAATGCAATCTACCGGACAAACTTCCATGCATTGCGGCTTGTCATGATGACCAATACATTCAGTACATAACTCTGGAGCAATAATATAAATATCTGTGCCTTGCGAAATTGCGCCGTTTGGGCATTCCGGCTCACAAACATCACAGTTAATGCATTCATCACTAATCAGCAGTGCCATAATTACTCCGTTGCAAATTTGTTAATTAAGCATTGTTTTACAGTATCCGGCACAAAACTACTGACATCTCCCTTGAATTTTGCAATTTCCCGAATCATACTGGACGAAATAAACTCATATTGTTCGGCTGGCGTCAAAAATACCGTTTCAATTTCCGGTGACAAACGCCTATTCATTCCAGCTAATTGAAATTCATATTCAAAATCTGACACCGCACGTAGTCCTCGTATTATCACTGAGGCATGATGTGTTTTAGCACATTCAACTAACAAGGTATTGAAACCGACTACTTCAACATTATTAAAAGTATCAACCTCAAGTTTAATCATTTCCACTCGTTCAGCCAACGAAAACAAAGGATTTTTACCCTGACTGGAAGCTACTGCGACAACAACTTGATGATAAAGTTTCGATGCGCGATGAATTAAGTCCAAATGTCCATTGGTTACTGGATCAAAAGTGCCGGGATAAATTGCTGTAATGTTCATGCGCGGTGCTAGATTTTAAAACTAGCAATTTTAACCGATTAAAACCAGAAAATGTGTGCTAGTCATGCATTAGGCCGTAAATTCTTGTGATTGAAACTAAAAAACCGGCCGACAGCCAAACCGGCACTGGACAAAAGCCAGACCGGTTAGCGTTAGAATTTAAATTATTTTGCCGCTGGAATAGGTGTTTGTGCAGAACGCATAAAGGAAATGGGTGCTTCGTCTACATTATCAAACGAAACCATTTCCCAGGCATCTTTATCGTTCAATAAACTCAGCAATAATTTATTATTGAGTGCATGTCCTGATTTAAACCCTTGATATTCACCGATCAGACTATAACCCAGTAAATATAGATCACCAATCGCATCGAGAATTTTATGTTTAACAAATTCGTCAGCATAACGCAGTCCGTCTTCGTTTAAGACTTTGTCTTCATCAACCACAATGGCATTATCAAGACTACCACCCAATGCTAAATTATTTTCACGTAAAAACTCAATATCTTTCATAAAGCCAAAGGTACGAGCACGACTTACTTCCTTAACAAAGGTCGTAGAAGAAAAATCCATAACAGCTGTTTTAAGATGATCCGAAAAAGCGGGATGTTCAAAGTCAATGGTAAAAGTTACCTTAAAACCATCAAAAGGCTCAAATGCTGCCCATTTATCACCTTCTTCAACTCTTATTGCATGTTTGATGCGAATATATTGCTTAGGAACATCTTGTTCCACTACACCTGCAGATTGCAGTAAAAAAACGAATGGGCCAGCACTGCCATCCATAATAGGAACTTCTGGTGCACTGACATCTACAAGTGCGTTATCAATGCCTAGTCCAGCCAATGCGGACAACAAATGCTCCACAGTTGAGACTTTTACACCGTCACGTACCAAGGTAGTTGAAAGTTTGGTTTCGCCCACATTTTCTGGGCGGGCTTCTATAGTAACCGGATTTTCCAAATCGACACGACGAAAGCGAATACCTGTATTAGGTTCAGCAGGGTGCAGAGTCAGATAGACTTTGTCGCCGGTATGTAAACCGACACCAGTGGCACGAATGGTGTTTTTTAAAGTGCGCTGTTTAATCATGAAATACCGAGAAATTGGAAAACAAGGCTGGGAAGTCTATCACAATTTATATGATAGCTCCCCCCAGAGACTTGCAAGTTGCTGTTAATCAGCCTGACGACGTAGAAATGCAGGTACGTCCAAATATTCCAGATCAATATCATTTCTGGGTTGAGCACCAAAACGTGTTTCACGCGATTCACGAGTCGCTTCCTGTCTTTGCTGACGAATAACAGTTGGCTTTTCTAATTGATCATAATTAATTTCGCCAGCTGCAACTTTTTGCACTAATTTAATCGGTGTATTAGCTTTTACTTTTTCGCCCATCCCGGTTGCAACCACCGTGACTTTAATTTCATTGCCCAAACTTGGATTGACAGCCATACCGATTTTAATATCAGCATCTTCAGAGGCGAAATTGTGCATAATACTGCCGATTTCGTCAAATTCATTCAGACCTAAATCACCATTAGAGGTTACGTTGACCAAAATACCACGTGCACCTTGCAGATTGATATCTTCCAGTAACGGACAGGCTATCGCTTTTTCCGCAGCCAGTCGGGCACGGTTCTCACCACTAGCAATACCAGTACCCATAATGGCACTGCCCATGTTCGTCATAACAGTTCTAACATCAGCAAAGTCGACATTCATCAGACCAGGATGGGTAATTAATTCAGTAATACCTTGCACTGCATCCAATAACACTTCATTTGCAATTCTAAATGAATCGACTAAAGAACGATTATTTCCTAAGGTGGGCAACAATTTTTGATTAGGTATGATAATTAAGGAATCAACCAATTTTTCCAGTTCTTTTAAACCCGCTTCGGCAACCGCCTTTTTCTTAGCCCCTTCAAAATCGAATGGTTTTGAGACAACCGCAACAGTTAATACTCCCAGTTCTTTAGCAACTTCAGCAAATACTGCAATAGCACCTGTTCCAGTACCACCACCCATGCCGGCCGTTAAAAAAACCATATCTGCACCATCCATTACTTCGCGGATACGATCACGGTTTTCTTCTGCGGCTGCTTTACCCACTTCAGGGCGGGTACCTGCACCCAAACCTTTAGTTAATTCGACACCCAATTGAACGATGGTTTCTACACTCATTTGTCTTAATGCTTGAGCATCGGTATTAGCACAAATAAATTGCACCCCATCAATACCACCGTTAACCATGTGATTAACCGCATTACCACCGCCACCACCAACACCAATCACTTTGATAACAGCATTACCACTATTGTCCATTAGTTCATATTTCATTTTGCTACCCTCCAGACCCTAAAATTAAAAATTACCTTGAAACCAGTTTTTGATTTTTGACAACACACCTGAACCATCATCATTTGACCCTAAAGCTCTCCCGTGATGGTCTTTGCCATACAACAACAAACCCACAGCGGTTGAATAAATAGGATTTTGTGCCACATCGGTTAATCCTGAAACATACAATGGCACCCCCATTCTTACCGGCATATGGAAAATTTCCTCTGCCAACTCTATTAGTCCTTTTATTTGTGAACTACCACCGGTAATGACCATACCTGCGGCAATCAAATCTTCATAACCACTCCGTCTTAGCTCGGCTTGAACTAACAACATCAATTCTTCGTAGCGTGGTTCAACAATTTCAGCCAAGTTTTGTGCAGAAATTTTGCGCGGTTCACGATCACCAATACTGGGAACATCTATCATTTGTTGTGGATCAGCTAATTGCGTTAGTGCACAAGCATATTTACGTTTGATATCTTCAGCATTTTTAGTGGGTGTGCGTAATGCCACGGCAATATCATTGGTAACTTGATCACCCGCAATCGGTATGACTGCTGTATGTTTAATGGCACCTTCAGAAAAAATCGCCAAATCAGTGGTTCCACCACCAATATCAATCAGACAAACACCCAACTCTTTCTCATCATCAGTCAGTACTGCGGAGCAGGATGCCAATTGTTCCAACACAATGTCATCTACATCCAACCCACATTTACGAATACATTTAACAATGTTTTGTTCAGCGCTAACACTACTAGTAACCATATGCACTTTCGCTTCAAGGCGAATACCCGACATACCGATAGGTTCCTTAATGCCCTCCTGCTGATCAATAACAAATTCCTGCGGCAAAATATGTAAAATCTTCTGATCAGCAGGAATCGCAACCGCTCTTGCCGAATCTATCACTCGATCAATATCGTGTTGCGTTACTTCTTTTTCTTTAATCGCAACAATACCGTGCGAATTTAAACTTTTGATATGGCTACCTGCGATCCCGGCAAATACCGATTTGATCTGACAACCA contains:
- a CDS encoding CYTH domain-containing protein, encoding MAIEIEHKFLLANADWRNEIKHSIHYKQGYLSSSPLSSVRVRISDSQAWINIKSATIGNHRQEFEYAIPLPDAQTILDDLCIKPLIEKIRHFVYRGPHVWEIDEFMGDNTGLIVAEIELSQLDETFPKPDWIGVEVTTDIRYYNNQLSKYPYKDWVKEEN
- a CDS encoding YfhL family 4Fe-4S dicluster ferredoxin, translating into MALLISDECINCDVCEPECPNGAISQGTDIYIIAPELCTECIGHHDKPQCMEVCPVDCISQDPDVVEDKDSLYQKFLKISA
- the coaD gene encoding pantetheine-phosphate adenylyltransferase, giving the protein MNITAIYPGTFDPVTNGHLDLIHRASKLYHQVVVAVASSQGKNPLFSLAERVEMIKLEVDTFNNVEVVGFNTLLVECAKTHHASVIIRGLRAVSDFEYEFQLAGMNRRLSPEIETVFLTPAEQYEFISSSMIREIAKFKGDVSSFVPDTVKQCLINKFATE
- the lpxC gene encoding UDP-3-O-acyl-N-acetylglucosamine deacetylase; translation: MIKQRTLKNTIRATGVGLHTGDKVYLTLHPAEPNTGIRFRRVDLENPVTIEARPENVGETKLSTTLVRDGVKVSTVEHLLSALAGLGIDNALVDVSAPEVPIMDGSAGPFVFLLQSAGVVEQDVPKQYIRIKHAIRVEEGDKWAAFEPFDGFKVTFTIDFEHPAFSDHLKTAVMDFSSTTFVKEVSRARTFGFMKDIEFLRENNLALGGSLDNAIVVDEDKVLNEDGLRYADEFVKHKILDAIGDLYLLGYSLIGEYQGFKSGHALNNKLLLSLLNDKDAWEMVSFDNVDEAPISFMRSAQTPIPAAK
- the ftsZ gene encoding cell division protein FtsZ, yielding MKYELMDNSGNAVIKVIGVGGGGGNAVNHMVNGGIDGVQFICANTDAQALRQMSVETIVQLGVELTKGLGAGTRPEVGKAAAEENRDRIREVMDGADMVFLTAGMGGGTGTGAIAVFAEVAKELGVLTVAVVSKPFDFEGAKKKAVAEAGLKELEKLVDSLIIIPNQKLLPTLGNNRSLVDSFRIANEVLLDAVQGITELITHPGLMNVDFADVRTVMTNMGSAIMGTGIASGENRARLAAEKAIACPLLEDINLQGARGILVNVTSNGDLGLNEFDEIGSIMHNFASEDADIKIGMAVNPSLGNEIKVTVVATGMGEKVKANTPIKLVQKVAAGEINYDQLEKPTVIRQQRQEATRESRETRFGAQPRNDIDLEYLDVPAFLRRQAD
- the ftsA gene encoding cell division protein FtsA; the protein is MAKKTDRNLLVGLDIGTTKVAAIVGEYRGGDEIEVIGIGTAPSKGLKKGIVVNLESTVHSIQRAIEEAELMAGCQIKSVFAGIAGSHIKSLNSHGIVAIKEKEVTQHDIDRVIDSARAVAIPADQKILHILPQEFVIDQQEGIKEPIGMSGIRLEAKVHMVTSSVSAEQNIVKCIRKCGLDVDDIVLEQLASCSAVLTDDEKELGVCLIDIGGGTTDLAIFSEGAIKHTAVIPIAGDQVTNDIAVALRTPTKNAEDIKRKYACALTQLADPQQMIDVPSIGDREPRKISAQNLAEIVEPRYEELMLLVQAELRRSGYEDLIAAGMVITGGSSQIKGLIELAEEIFHMPVRMGVPLYVSGLTDVAQNPIYSTAVGLLLYGKDHHGRALGSNDDGSGVLSKIKNWFQGNF